Proteins encoded by one window of Porphyrobacter sp. YT40:
- a CDS encoding zinc ribbon domain-containing protein, which produces MTAAWSKGRNSLYPYYMCRQRGCSGEKKSIPRARIEDALHDMVKALTPAPSLFRLANEIFQDFWKKRANAGRERITQMRVEIGQIERKLAQVVDRLVEADSGAIVRAYEQKVDELERQKLILAEKIAKCGTPARDYQSTFQTALKFLANPWNLWESGRLEDRRAMLKLVFGGKIVFDRFEGFQTPEISLPFKALRAISGPEKEMVPAAGIEPAAP; this is translated from the coding sequence ATGACCGCTGCATGGTCAAAGGGACGGAACTCCCTCTATCCTTACTATATGTGCCGCCAGCGTGGCTGCTCTGGCGAGAAGAAGTCCATTCCTCGTGCTCGGATCGAAGATGCGCTGCACGATATGGTGAAGGCTCTCACGCCTGCACCGTCCCTCTTTCGACTCGCAAATGAGATATTCCAGGACTTCTGGAAAAAGCGCGCCAATGCTGGCCGCGAGCGTATCACTCAGATGCGCGTCGAGATCGGGCAGATTGAGCGCAAGCTCGCTCAGGTCGTGGATCGGCTTGTCGAAGCCGATAGCGGAGCGATTGTGCGGGCCTATGAGCAGAAGGTCGATGAACTCGAACGTCAAAAGCTGATTCTGGCCGAAAAGATCGCAAAATGCGGCACGCCTGCTCGCGACTATCAGTCAACTTTTCAAACCGCTCTCAAATTTCTGGCAAACCCTTGGAATCTTTGGGAAAGTGGTCGGTTGGAAGACCGCCGCGCTATGCTCAAACTGGTGTTTGGTGGGAAGATCGTGTTCGACCGTTTTGAGGGCTTTCAAACCCCTGAAATTTCCTTGCCGTTCAAGGCGTTAAGGGCGATTTCTGGCCCCGAAAAGGAAATGGTGCCGGCTGCAGGGATCGAACCCGCGGCCCCCTGA